The DNA window GCGGCGGGAGACATGGATCATCGGTTTGCGCGAGTCGACGTCGAGCAGCGCCTTGACCCGATGCTTGTCACGCAGGCCGAGCAGGTAGTCGAACAGCTTGGCGTTGCGCTCGCGCAGCAGCCGGGCGAGCGAGATCGTCGCGCGTACGTCGGAGAGCGCATCGTGGGCGCCAACATGCTCGATGCCGTTGGCGGCGGTGAGCTGCTCGAGCTTGAAACTCGGCACCTTGCGGCCTTCCATGTCTTCCCGCATCGGCCATTCGATGCCCTGCGGACGCAGCGCGTAGAAGGTGCGCACCGCATCGATCAGGTCCCAGCGCGAATTGCCGTTCTGCCACTCCCGCCCATAGGGGTCGAGCAGGTTGCGGTAGAAGAGGTGACGGCTCACCTCGTCATCGAAGCGCAGGGTGTTGTAGCCAAGCGAGCAGGTCCCCGGCACGCTCATCAGCGCCTGGATACGAGCGGCGAACTCCGCCTCCGGCAGCCCGCGGCGATTGGCTCGCTGCGGGGTGATCCCGGTGATCAGGCAGGCCTGCGGATGGGGCAGATAATCATCCGCCTGACGACAGTAGATCACCTCGGGCTCACCGATCTGGTTGAACTCGACGTCGGTTCGGATCGCCGCGAACTGCGATGGGCGGTCGCGCCGAGGGTCGGCACCGAAGGTTTCGTAGTCGTGGAAAAGGAAGCTTGGCTCGGGCACTACGAGGAACCTACTGCGGTGCGGCGGTCACGCGCGACCGCCACGCCCGCGTCAATTGTCTTGGTTGGGCAACGTCACGTTGAGTTCGAGAATCGAGCAGTCGGCGTCACGATCGAGACTGATACTGATCGCATCCTGATCGACGTCGACGTAGCGGCGGATCACCTCGAGCAGCTCGCGCTCGAGCATTGGCATGTAGTCGGGCTGGCCACGCTGCCCGCGCTGGTGGGCGACGATGATCTGCAGCCGTTCCTTGGCCACCGACGCCGTCTTCTTGCTTTCTCCGCGAAAGAAATCGAGTAGTCTCACCGGCGACCTCCTCCGAACATACGGCTCAGGAATCCGCGCTTCTGCTGCTCGTGAAAGCGCAGCGGCTTATCCTCGCCAAGCAGTCGATCCACGGTGTCCGAATAAGCCTGGCCCGCATCGCTTTGCTGGTCATGGGTAACCGGCACGCCCTGGTTGGAAGCCCGCAGCACCGCCTCGGACTCAGGGATCAGTCCGATCAGCGGGATCGCCAGGATCTCGCGGATGTCATCGAGGTTGAGCATGTCTCCGCTGGTCACGCGATCAGGGGAATAGCGAGTGATCAGCAGATGCTCCTTGATCGGCTCCTGGCCCTGCTCCGCGCGGCGAGTCTTGGAGCTGAGCAG is part of the Halotalea alkalilenta genome and encodes:
- the minE gene encoding cell division topological specificity factor MinE, coding for MRLLDFFRGESKKTASVAKERLQIIVAHQRGQRGQPDYMPMLERELLEVIRRYVDVDQDAISISLDRDADCSILELNVTLPNQDN